In a single window of the Pseudoxanthomonas sp. F37 genome:
- the kdpC gene encoding potassium-transporting ATPase subunit KdpC, which yields MTTSSPSSTAAAPVWRPALVLAGVTLLGFGLLYSLAGAGLGRMLFPHQATGSLIERDGKVVGSSLVAQPFADDRYFQSRPSAAKYDVMALAGSNQARTNPDLRSRIDEARAAVAAREGVAPDAVPSDLVTQSGGGIDPHLSPAAVQIQVARVARARGLPVDEVERRVATHTESPQFGLLGAPRINVLELNLALDGAREPE from the coding sequence ATGACCACCTCTTCTCCTTCTTCCACCGCCGCAGCGCCGGTCTGGCGCCCGGCCCTCGTGCTGGCCGGCGTGACCCTGCTCGGTTTCGGTCTGCTGTACTCCCTGGCCGGCGCCGGCCTGGGCCGCATGCTGTTCCCGCACCAGGCCACCGGCAGCCTGATCGAACGCGACGGCAAGGTGGTCGGTTCCTCGCTGGTCGCCCAGCCGTTCGCCGACGACCGCTACTTCCAGTCGCGTCCCTCCGCGGCGAAGTACGACGTGATGGCGCTGGCCGGCAGCAACCAGGCCCGTACCAACCCCGACCTGCGCAGCCGTATCGATGAAGCGCGGGCCGCGGTCGCTGCGCGCGAGGGCGTGGCGCCCGACGCGGTACCCAGCGACCTTGTGACCCAGTCCGGCGGCGGCATCGACCCGCATCTCTCACCGGCCGCGGTGCAGATCCAGGTTGCCCGCGTGGCCCGCGCGCGCGGCCTGCCGGTGGACGAGGTCGAACGACGGGTCGCGACCCACACCGAGTCCCCGCAGTTCGGCCTGCTCGGCGCGCCGCGCATCAATGTGCTGGAACTCAACCTGGCCCTGGACGGGGCGCGAGAACCGGAGTGA